GCTCGCCTGGAAAGAAGGGCTTCCGCAGATAGCCGAGGAATTTTTCTCGCTTCCCGCCGTACAGCCTATGTTAAAATAGTCTGCATATGATAAGATAAACGCCGTGTTTACCGGGGAGGGCAGATTTTGACCGTCCAAAAAAGCTTTACCATATTTGTAGCGATAGTCATACTATCTATAATTGGAGTATTGTTATGGAGTATAGACGCCTCGACATTCGTGATGCTGAAAAACGCGGACCCCGGGCTTCTGTTCTGCGCCGCTGGCCTCGTCATACTTGGCTGGATACTTGACGCGTTCAAATTCATGACGCTTTCCCGCGCCGCCGGCGAAAAACTTTCCTTCAGATCCACACTTGCCGTCGTCTGGATAAATTACTTCGGCTGCGCCATCACCCCGATGCAGAGCGGCGGTGGCCCCTTTCAGATATATCTGCTCTATAAAGACGGCGTATCTATCGGGAAATCGGTGGCGATCACGCTTGTGCGCACGCTGCAGATACTTTTTTTGCTTGCCCTCGTGGTGCCCTTCTCCCTTCTCGCTGATCCTGAGATCATCAAAAAATATGTCTATATGCGCTGGTATGTCTGTTACGTCGTGATATTCATCATACTCTGCGCCTTCCTGCTCATAGTCAGCGTCATCCGTCCGCAATGGATGAAACATTGGGTCAACGCCGTCCTCGTATGGATAAAGCGCATGGGGATATTGAAGTCGAGATATCTGCTGAACGCGGTACGTTGGGTAAGCCGGGAAATCGACGCCTACAACACGAATATCAAGCTCTTCTCATCTACAGGCAAATGGTGGCTTCTGCTCTCCGCGGTTCTCGCCATCATCCATCTGATAGTCTACATGTCGATAATGCCCTGCCTTATCAAGGCGGCGGGGTTCAACGTAAATTACATACAATGCCTGCTCGCCGAATCCCTGCTCCTCTTTATGCTCTACTTCGTGCCCACTCCCGGCGCGAGCGGGGCGGCCGAGGGCGGGGCCGTTGCCGTCTTCGGACTGTTCGTACCGTGGAGCGTGGCGGGCGTCATGGCCGTAACCTGGAGGCTGCTCTCGGAATACACAGGCATCGCGCTCGGGACATTTATCGTCGTCCGTATGCTGGGCTGGTGCGGGGCGAATAAGGTCATGATCGCTGAACAAGAAGCTATAAAAAAAACAAAGGAGTCGGAGAATGAAGGTAAATAAGAAGATAAGCTCGCTTGCGTTTAAGGGAAGGGGCCTTTTCTGGGGACTATTTGCCGCAGGTATACTCATTTTCCCCGGAGAATTTGACGTTTCCAGATTCATGGTGGGGCTGCTGCTCGTACTGGCGGGACAGATGCTGCGCTTCTGGGCCGCCGGCTTTATTCCCAAATACCGCACCGAGGTGATAGGCGCCCCGGTGTTGATCACCTGGGGGCCCTACAGTTGGGTCAGGAATCCGCTCTATGCGGGGAACGCTCTGATGGGTCTCGGATGGTCCCTCATGGTCAGCTGGGGCTGGGTCGGAGCCTTTGTGATCGCCTTTTTGCTGCTTTATTCGCTGATCGTGATACCGGCGGAAGAAGATTTTCTTGCGGAGAAGTTTGGCGCCGAATACGCCGACTACAAAAGAGTCGTTCCTGCGCTGTTCCCGTGGCCCAGAAGGGGCTTCCCCCCGGCGTCCGCCAATGAAAAGCCGTTTGACGCGAAAAGGGCGCGTGAAGAGGAGATATATTCGATACGCGTCAATATTGTGGTCACACTGGTGATAGTCGCGAGGCTCTTTTTTCTGTAGATCCGCGGCAGGAAGACTGACATGCCGGGAACGCTGATTTTCTCCCGCCTTTAATGGCGCGAACATCATAAATACCTGGCGGCGGCGGGGGTCCGGCTTTACCGCGAGCCGCAGCGCCCTTAAAAAAAGTGCCTCATACCGGTTGACATCTCGGGAAAAATCCGTATAATATTCAACGTTGTCGCTGATGCGGTACGACACCGGGAAATGTTGGGCGGGTAGCTCAGCGGGAGAGCATCTGCCTTACACGCAGAGGGTCGTAGGTTCGAAACCTATCCCGCCCACCATAGGACAACAAGAGTGGAGCTGTAGCTCAATTCGGTTAGAGCGCCGGCCTGTCACGCCGGAGGTCGCGGGTTCAAGTCCCGTCAGCTCCGCCACTTTAAAAAGTTTCGCCTTCGGGATGGCGGGATAGCTCAGTAGGTAGAGCAACGGACTGAAAATCCGTGTGTCCCCAGTTCAATTCTGGGTCCCGCCACCACTAAAAATTGAATAGTTCGTAACAATGCGGAAGTAGCTCAGGGGTAGAGCACAACCTTGCCAAGGTTGGGGTCGCGGGTCCGAATCCCGTCTTCCGCTCCATTTTTTTATAGTCATCCCCTAAGTGAAAATATAACTTTTCTTGCCCTGTGATAGAGCCGCCATACGTCGTTGCATTGTTCCGAGTCGTATATTTTTACCGCACGGCTTTGTTTAGGCGGCTCTCGCCGCCTAAAGTCAATATACCAGCGCCTTCGGGCCGCGGCCGATCAGGTCCTTTCTTCCCGCCTTTATCAGCGCTTTGCGCACGTACTCCCTGTTTTCCGGCATCCAATACTGCAGGAGCGCGCGCTGCATCTTGCGCTCCTCATGGTCCTTCGGTACATAGACTGGCTGCATCGTGAGCGGATCGATGGCCGTATGATATATGCAGGTCGAGAGCGAGCCGGGGGTCGGCGTGAAATCCTGCACCTGCTCGGGGCGCAGGCCGCTGTCGCGGATAAATTCCGCCAGCTCGACCGCCTCCTTCAGCGTCGAACCGGGGTGCGCGGACATGAAGTAGGGGACGAGAAATTGTTTCATTCCAAGTTTGGCGTTCATCTCCGCGTACCTCTTCAGGAATTCTTCCGTCACAGCGCGCGGCGGTTTGCGCATATACCGGAGCACGCCCTCGCTTACATGTTCGGGGGCGATCTTAAGCTGGCCGCTGATGTGATAACGGCAGAGCTCCTCGAGAAAATCCCCCTTTTTGTCCGCGAGGATGTAGTCGTAGCGAAGGCCGGAGCGGATGAACACCTTTTTTATCCGCGGCAGCGCGCGCACCTTGCGCAGCAGCGTGATGTAATCCTCGTGGCCGGCGCGCAGTTTCTTGCAGGGCTGCGGATAGAGGCAGGATTTTCCTTTGCAGGAGCCGCGTTTGACGGACTCCTGACAGGAGGGGACGGTGAAATTAGCCGTAGGGCCGCCGATATCATGGATGTAGCCTTTGAAATCGGGCATCTTCGTCAGCAGCCCGGCCTCTTTTATGATGGACTCGTCGCTCCTTCTCTGGATGATGCGCCCCTGATGGGAGGATATCGCGCAGAAGCCGCATTCGCCGAAGCAGCCGCGGTGGCTCGTGATGCTGAACTTTACCTCGTCAAAGGCCGGCACGCCGCCCGCAGCGTCATAGTCCGGGTGCCAGGCGCGCGTATAGGGCAGCGCGTATATCCTGTCCATCTCGGGCGTCGTAAGCGGCCTTGCCGGCCTGTTTTGGACGACATGCCAGGCGCCCTGGTCCTGAATGAGCCGCTTGCCGCGTATGCCGTCGTTTTCGTCATAGAAGAGCTTGAAAGAGGCGGCGAACTTTGTCTTGTCGGCGCTCACCTCGGCGAACGGGTCCAGTGTCACCGCGTCGTTGGCCGCCGCCGGGTCGTGTGTCTTCCAGCAGGTTCCGGCGACGTCACTTATCGAGGAGATCTCTTCTCCCTCCGCCAGTCTGCGCGCGATCTCCAGCGAGGCGAGCTCGCCCATGCCAAAGACGAGAAGGTCGGCGCGGCTGTCCGTCAGTATGGAACGCCTGACGCTGTCGCTCCAGTAGTCATAGTGCGCGAAGCGGCGCAGGCTGGCCTCGATGCCGCCGATAACCAGGGGGATGTCGCCCCAAAGCTCGCGGACCCTATTTGCGTAGACGATCGTGGCCCTGTCCGGTCTGCGTCCAGCCGCCCCTCCGGGGGTGTAATCGTCGCGGCGGCGTTTTTTGCCGGAGGCGGTGTAGTGGTTGAGCATCGAGTCGAGGTTGCCCGCCGAAAGCATCACGCAGAGGCGCGGGCGGCCTAGCTTCGCGAACTCCTCCGTGCCGCGCCAGTCCGGCTGGGAGACGACGCCGACACGAAAGCCGTGCGCCTCGAGCCAGCGCGCGATTATCGCATGGCCGAAGCTCGGGTGGTCCACATAGGCGTCGCCCGTGACGATGAGGATGTCGAGCTCTTCCCAGCCGCGCGATGCCATGTCGGCCAAGCTCACGGGGAGGAATGCCTTTCTCGGCGGGGAGGAGGGCGCTTTCTGCGGCTGCTTCGTGCGAATTTTATTTTTATTTTCAGGATGGCGTATTGCGCCGGTCTTTTCAGCGGGCATCTCTTTTAATCTCCATTTTTTTCATTTTTGCGCATAAAAATAAAGGGGCGCAATGCCTTATAATTTTACCATCATTGATATATTATATGTCTCATGATAAATGATTATATCGCCGTAGATGGGA
The window above is part of the Cloacibacillus evryensis DSM 19522 genome. Proteins encoded here:
- a CDS encoding lysylphosphatidylglycerol synthase transmembrane domain-containing protein produces the protein MTVQKSFTIFVAIVILSIIGVLLWSIDASTFVMLKNADPGLLFCAAGLVILGWILDAFKFMTLSRAAGEKLSFRSTLAVVWINYFGCAITPMQSGGGPFQIYLLYKDGVSIGKSVAITLVRTLQILFLLALVVPFSLLADPEIIKKYVYMRWYVCYVVIFIILCAFLLIVSVIRPQWMKHWVNAVLVWIKRMGILKSRYLLNAVRWVSREIDAYNTNIKLFSSTGKWWLLLSAVLAIIHLIVYMSIMPCLIKAAGFNVNYIQCLLAESLLLFMLYFVPTPGASGAAEGGAVAVFGLFVPWSVAGVMAVTWRLLSEYTGIALGTFIVVRMLGWCGANKVMIAEQEAIKKTKESENEGK
- a CDS encoding methyltransferase family protein; this encodes MKVNKKISSLAFKGRGLFWGLFAAGILIFPGEFDVSRFMVGLLLVLAGQMLRFWAAGFIPKYRTEVIGAPVLITWGPYSWVRNPLYAGNALMGLGWSLMVSWGWVGAFVIAFLLLYSLIVIPAEEDFLAEKFGAEYADYKRVVPALFPWPRRGFPPASANEKPFDAKRAREEEIYSIRVNIVVTLVIVARLFFL
- a CDS encoding YgiQ family radical SAM protein; translation: MPAEKTGAIRHPENKNKIRTKQPQKAPSSPPRKAFLPVSLADMASRGWEELDILIVTGDAYVDHPSFGHAIIARWLEAHGFRVGVVSQPDWRGTEEFAKLGRPRLCVMLSAGNLDSMLNHYTASGKKRRRDDYTPGGAAGRRPDRATIVYANRVRELWGDIPLVIGGIEASLRRFAHYDYWSDSVRRSILTDSRADLLVFGMGELASLEIARRLAEGEEISSISDVAGTCWKTHDPAAANDAVTLDPFAEVSADKTKFAASFKLFYDENDGIRGKRLIQDQGAWHVVQNRPARPLTTPEMDRIYALPYTRAWHPDYDAAGGVPAFDEVKFSITSHRGCFGECGFCAISSHQGRIIQRRSDESIIKEAGLLTKMPDFKGYIHDIGGPTANFTVPSCQESVKRGSCKGKSCLYPQPCKKLRAGHEDYITLLRKVRALPRIKKVFIRSGLRYDYILADKKGDFLEELCRYHISGQLKIAPEHVSEGVLRYMRKPPRAVTEEFLKRYAEMNAKLGMKQFLVPYFMSAHPGSTLKEAVELAEFIRDSGLRPEQVQDFTPTPGSLSTCIYHTAIDPLTMQPVYVPKDHEERKMQRALLQYWMPENREYVRKALIKAGRKDLIGRGPKALVY